The Metabacillus litoralis genome contains a region encoding:
- a CDS encoding NAD(P)/FAD-dependent oxidoreductase has protein sequence MDSQELFDVTVIGGGPAGLYSAFYSGLREMKTKIIEFQPHLGGKIHVYPEKMIWDVGGQTPILGEKLIQQLVQQGLTFDPTVVLSEKVESISRNEEGIFILHTSSGEKHYSKTVIVAVGSGILNPQKLEIEGAEKFEVSNLHYTVKSLKRFKNKKVIISGGGNSAIDWANELEPIAEKVILTYRKGELNGHEAQVSQLMNSKAECYFHTSITKLVAGANHEEIESVELTNHQTGEVTYLPIDEVVINHGYERDSSLLQNSDVQISLKDQFYISGNATSESSIEGIYAAGDILAHDGKLHLIAGAFQDAANAVNKAKQYIQPEATKVGMVSSHNEVFKDRNRELVKRMIN, from the coding sequence ATGGACTCACAGGAACTGTTTGATGTAACTGTTATTGGGGGAGGACCAGCAGGACTTTACTCAGCCTTTTATAGTGGATTAAGAGAAATGAAAACAAAAATCATTGAATTTCAGCCACACTTAGGCGGGAAAATTCATGTTTATCCGGAAAAGATGATCTGGGACGTTGGGGGACAAACTCCAATTCTTGGAGAAAAGTTAATTCAACAGCTTGTCCAGCAAGGTCTAACCTTTGACCCAACAGTTGTATTAAGTGAAAAAGTGGAGTCCATCTCACGTAATGAAGAAGGAATCTTTATTTTACATACATCTTCAGGGGAAAAGCATTATTCCAAAACAGTGATTGTTGCTGTTGGCAGTGGAATACTAAATCCTCAAAAGCTTGAAATTGAAGGTGCTGAAAAATTTGAGGTATCTAACTTACATTACACAGTAAAATCCTTAAAACGTTTTAAAAATAAAAAGGTCATTATATCTGGTGGAGGGAACTCAGCAATTGACTGGGCAAACGAATTAGAGCCAATAGCTGAAAAAGTAATCTTAACTTACCGAAAAGGGGAGTTAAACGGCCATGAAGCACAGGTTAGTCAACTAATGAATAGTAAAGCTGAATGCTATTTCCACACTTCGATAACGAAATTAGTTGCTGGTGCAAATCATGAAGAAATTGAAAGCGTTGAACTAACAAATCATCAAACAGGAGAAGTGACGTATCTCCCGATCGATGAAGTGGTAATTAATCATGGATATGAACGAGATTCATCACTGCTTCAAAATAGTGATGTGCAAATTTCATTGAAAGATCAATTTTATATATCAGGTAATGCAACTAGTGAATCTTCAATAGAAGGAATTTATGCGGCCGGTGATATTTTAGCCCATGATGGAAAGCTTCACTTAATTGCGGGTGCCTTTCAAGATGCTGCAAATGCTGTAAACAAAGCAAAGCAATATATTCAGCCTGAGGCTACAAAAGTAGGAATGGTATCATCT
- a CDS encoding ABC transporter ATP-binding protein, with product MARLYTNNLEIGYGERLIVKDLSVEIPDKKITTIIGSNGCGKSTLLKAITRIIPHQSGTVILDGEDISKENTKLLAKKMAILPQTPESASGLTVGELVSYGRFPYQKGFGRLTKKDYEVIDWALDVTGTIDFKFRPVDALSGGQRQRVWIAMALAQETDIIFLDEPTTYLDMAHQLEVLELLQKLNKEQERTIVMVLHDLNQAARFADCIIALKDGQVIKAGNCEEVITHDVLRDVFNIDAEIGKDPRTNKPMCMTYNLLKNSSAMNPTAVASY from the coding sequence ATGGCTCGCCTATATACAAATAACTTAGAAATTGGCTATGGTGAACGACTGATTGTTAAAGATTTAAGTGTAGAAATTCCAGATAAGAAAATAACAACGATTATTGGTTCAAACGGTTGTGGAAAATCTACTTTATTAAAAGCCATTACAAGAATCATTCCGCATCAATCCGGTACTGTCATATTAGATGGAGAAGATATTTCCAAGGAAAACACCAAGCTTCTTGCAAAGAAGATGGCCATTCTCCCCCAAACACCTGAAAGTGCAAGCGGTTTAACAGTTGGTGAACTTGTTTCTTATGGACGCTTTCCTTATCAAAAAGGTTTTGGGCGTTTAACAAAGAAAGATTATGAAGTCATTGATTGGGCACTTGATGTGACAGGAACGATTGACTTTAAGTTCCGACCAGTCGATGCGCTATCAGGTGGGCAACGTCAGCGTGTGTGGATTGCTATGGCCCTTGCTCAGGAAACAGACATCATCTTTTTAGATGAACCAACTACATATTTAGATATGGCTCACCAATTGGAAGTATTAGAACTTCTTCAAAAGTTAAATAAAGAGCAAGAGCGCACAATTGTTATGGTTTTGCATGACTTAAACCAAGCTGCACGCTTTGCTGACTGTATCATCGCATTAAAGGACGGTCAGGTCATTAAAGCCGGTAATTGTGAGGAAGTTATCACACATGATGTGTTAAGGGATGTTTTTAACATTGATGCTGAAATTGGCAAAGATCCACGAACAAATAAACCGATGTGTATGACTTATAATTTATTAAAAAATTCTTCTGCTATGAACCCAACTGCTGTTGCCAGTTATTAG
- a CDS encoding class I SAM-dependent methyltransferase, which translates to MDLNKQVKLFDKQANKYAKRLRQNTSDQKMRKRLLSSAKGHILEVSVGAGANFNYYPKDSKVTAVDFSPLMIEKAKEEARHHKLHVEYIVGNVEEVILPERAFDTVVSTLSLCSYPNPEKVLQLLNFWCKEDGQILLLEHGISSNSVFSWLQNRTDFFFAKSIGCHINRDILHILKQSPLHIKKMDSYMLGSVHLIWATPQ; encoded by the coding sequence ATGGATCTAAACAAACAGGTCAAATTATTTGATAAGCAAGCAAATAAGTATGCAAAGCGCTTAAGGCAAAATACAAGTGATCAAAAAATGAGGAAAAGGCTGCTTTCATCCGCAAAAGGACATATTCTAGAAGTCTCAGTTGGAGCAGGTGCAAATTTTAACTATTATCCTAAAGATTCAAAAGTAACTGCTGTAGACTTTAGTCCCTTAATGATTGAAAAGGCAAAAGAGGAAGCAAGACATCATAAGCTTCATGTAGAGTATATAGTTGGTAATGTAGAAGAAGTCATTTTACCCGAGCGTGCATTTGATACAGTAGTATCCACACTCTCATTATGCTCTTATCCCAATCCTGAAAAGGTACTGCAATTGTTGAATTTTTGGTGTAAAGAAGACGGTCAAATACTACTATTAGAACATGGCATTAGTTCGAATTCTGTTTTTTCATGGCTACAAAACAGAACAGATTTCTTTTTTGCAAAAAGCATAGGTTGCCATATAAACCGAGATATTTTACACATATTAAAGCAATCGCCATTGCATATAAAAAAGATGGATAGCTATATGTTGGGGTCTGTTCACCTTATTTGGGCAACACCACAGTAA